A DNA window from Desulfomicrobium escambiense DSM 10707 contains the following coding sequences:
- the recD gene encoding exodeoxyribonuclease V subunit alpha — translation MFARPAILPRLVASELFTGADLYQARFAASLALPGHADLAAGLTALVSLAVREGHVCLHLGDEGVRERLASLGLDALDGGLDTGVIGAPDSGLPLILDGERLYFARFFRDEESLARAFLRLASAPPRSIPAELLPDIFKARDEETDWQDVACFAALRSRFCVISGGPGTGKTTTVARILALAARMHAGAPFRIRLAAPTGKAASRMSEALAAAFPGGTLPPELDESLMQGAQTVHRLLGWGAGGFRHHQGNPLPLDMLVVDEASMLDLELTARLLEALPEQTALVLLGDRNQLASVEAGAVLGNLCREDAINAFSPAFAADAARAGARLPEASYVSALTDHVVELRKSWRFGADSGIAALAACIVAGEAGKAEELLSQPHDDLEMKECSGHAALVAELAPLVRAAFRGLSTEMDPVRAFEAFGALRLLSPIRQGPQGTEALNRMAREALGAPAGDGWYQGRPVMILENDYSLGLFNGDTGIALPVGDTLRVFFPAPEGFTSFAPARLPRHETCYAMTVHKSQGSEFRHTVLILPAEPCPVLGRELLYTALTRAKQKFSLCGTQEQLEYAVAKKYNRTSGLGHILFSSHQNPHTLS, via the coding sequence ATGTTCGCCCGCCCCGCCATCCTGCCCCGCCTCGTTGCCAGCGAACTCTTCACCGGGGCCGACCTCTACCAGGCCCGCTTCGCCGCCTCCCTGGCCCTGCCGGGACACGCAGACCTCGCGGCAGGCCTGACGGCCCTGGTCTCCCTGGCCGTGCGCGAAGGGCACGTCTGCCTGCACCTCGGCGATGAGGGCGTGCGCGAACGACTGGCCTCCCTGGGCCTGGACGCATTGGACGGCGGCCTGGACACGGGGGTGATCGGCGCGCCCGACTCCGGCCTGCCCCTCATCCTTGACGGGGAGCGGCTGTACTTCGCCCGCTTCTTCCGCGACGAGGAGTCCCTGGCCCGGGCCTTCCTGCGCCTGGCCTCGGCACCGCCCCGGAGCATCCCGGCAGAGCTGCTACCCGACATTTTCAAGGCCCGAGACGAGGAAACCGACTGGCAGGACGTGGCCTGCTTCGCGGCCCTGCGCAGCCGCTTCTGCGTCATCTCGGGCGGCCCCGGCACGGGCAAGACCACGACCGTGGCCCGCATCCTGGCCCTTGCGGCCCGCATGCACGCCGGCGCGCCCTTCCGCATCCGCCTGGCCGCGCCCACGGGCAAGGCGGCTTCGCGCATGTCCGAGGCCCTGGCCGCGGCCTTTCCGGGAGGAACCCTGCCGCCTGAACTGGACGAAAGCCTGATGCAGGGCGCCCAGACCGTGCACCGCCTGCTCGGCTGGGGCGCCGGGGGCTTCCGCCACCACCAAGGCAATCCCCTGCCACTTGACATGCTGGTCGTCGATGAAGCGTCCATGCTCGATCTCGAACTGACGGCCCGCCTGCTGGAAGCGCTGCCCGAACAAACCGCCCTGGTGCTGCTGGGTGACCGTAACCAGCTCGCATCGGTGGAGGCCGGAGCAGTGCTTGGCAACCTCTGCCGCGAGGACGCCATCAACGCCTTCTCGCCGGCCTTCGCGGCCGACGCCGCTAGGGCGGGGGCACGCCTGCCCGAGGCTTCATACGTCTCGGCCCTGACGGACCATGTAGTGGAACTGAGGAAAAGCTGGCGGTTCGGTGCGGACAGCGGCATCGCCGCCCTGGCCGCGTGCATCGTGGCCGGTGAGGCCGGGAAGGCGGAGGAACTGCTTTCGCAGCCCCATGACGATCTGGAGATGAAGGAGTGTTCCGGACACGCGGCCCTGGTCGCGGAACTCGCCCCGCTCGTGCGGGCGGCGTTCAGGGGCCTGAGCACGGAAATGGACCCGGTGCGTGCCTTCGAGGCGTTCGGAGCCCTGCGCCTGCTGTCGCCGATCCGCCAGGGCCCGCAAGGCACCGAGGCCTTGAACCGCATGGCCCGCGAGGCGCTCGGTGCGCCGGCAGGGGATGGATGGTATCAGGGCCGCCCGGTTATGATCCTGGAGAACGATTACAGCTTGGGTCTCTTCAACGGCGACACGGGCATCGCCCTGCCCGTCGGCGACACCCTCCGGGTCTTCTTCCCGGCCCCCGAAGGCTTCACCTCATTCGCCCCGGCCCGCCTGCCCCGGCACGAGACCTGCTACGCCATGACCGTGCACAAGAGCCAGGGTTCGGAGTTCAGGCACACCGTGCTGATCCTGCCGGCGGAACCTTGCCCCGTACTGGGACGGGAGCT
- the hgcB gene encoding mercury methylation ferredoxin HgcB, translating into MKNFRHLENVATLAYDREKCVGCGLCATVCPHRIFAVRDGKAEVLDREACMECGACALNCPTDAITVTPGVGCAEYIIQTWLPGKRGTSCC; encoded by the coding sequence ATGAAAAACTTCCGCCATCTCGAAAACGTGGCCACCCTGGCCTATGACCGCGAAAAATGCGTGGGCTGCGGCCTGTGCGCCACGGTCTGCCCGCACCGCATCTTCGCCGTGCGGGACGGCAAGGCCGAGGTCCTGGACCGCGAAGCCTGCATGGAGTGCGGGGCCTGCGCCCTGAACTGCCCGACCGACGCCATCACGGTCACGCCCGGCGTGGGCTGCGCCGAGTACATCATCCAGACCTGGCTGCCGGGCAAGCGCGGGACTTCGTGCTGCTGA
- a CDS encoding ArsR/SmtB family transcription factor — MSQDRHDDALASLCKALGHPARVAILRHLLQVDRCICGEIVSILPLAQSTVSQHLNQLKEAGLIRGEIEGPRICYCADKDRLAELKKLVTAL, encoded by the coding sequence ATGAGCCAGGACAGACACGACGACGCCCTCGCCTCCCTCTGCAAAGCCCTGGGTCACCCCGCCAGGGTGGCCATCCTCAGGCACCTGCTGCAGGTCGACCGCTGCATCTGCGGCGAGATCGTCAGCATCCTGCCCCTGGCCCAATCCACCGTCAGCCAGCACCTCAATCAACTCAAGGAGGCGGGGCTCATCCGAGGCGAGATCGAAGGGCCGCGGATCTGTTACTGCGCGGACAAGGACCGGCTGGCCGAACTCAAAAAACTCGTCACCGCACTCTAG
- the recB gene encoding exodeoxyribonuclease V subunit beta: MDLCTAPLDGTTLIEASAGTGKTYTLTGLFVRLLLEKGLTVDQILVVTFTDAATEELRGRIRKRLSDVAGVLAGELEADEELERDLLARFEGTDAARRLELALRNFDLAQVFTIHGFCQRMLGRNGFECSALFDTQLEPDLSDLRRQVCVDFWRSHILPLDGLTGTEVRKQLPPDHLTEMSGLPFLAQRIRIVPDSPAPDPAPLDRAVREACERLMASWAVAETEVRTLLLARTDNFNARQFSPQKLDQRLKAARDFLNDPRLDARDQLKALGELTSTYVRGMTKKAFTAPEHPLFDEIQDILDRVEALRQALGPYVVHLRHAFLSGVTVRLDDLKRRRNVLGFDDLLRNMHAALASPELVAAARTQYRTALIDEFQDTDGLQYDIFRTLFATGDGENSLFLIGDPKQAIYSFRGADLHTYLTAAESCERGMTLGVNYRSTPELIAAVNRLFFRPDNPRPFLDPKIGYQPVSAPDEERDRFREDGHTPAPMVLWQVKSEDKPLAKGALAPRICRAVAAEISRLLRGAAGGSIRIGDAPLLPGDIAVLVETHAQGEAVHQALGALRIPSVVTHTSSVFASPEAAELLSVLRGMADCQRPAALRTALAAPMIGLTAPHLALIDEDGDKLEAWFERFLACRELWDRRGVMAAARRLFTDLDVRGRLVSLPDGERRMTNVLHCLELLHSRERESGASMHTLLTWFARRLGTDSTEESQLRLDTDRDAVQIVTIHKSKGLQYPVVFCPFIFGRARCPEDRALIHESGLLLDLGTEELPRRIGQALTEAQAERVRLLYVALTRAKCRCYAIWGRINEAETSGAAWLFHGHRAGENSALNWDDVDEGMVCADLLELAGDDIEVAELPDAEPEAGPPQFTHAPDLRFRNWDRVLGSGFGLASFTGLTRGMEHGARPGLDETDASGMAADEWSMANFPRGAAAGSCLHWVFERIDFADESTVPAAVTEALATYGFAPDWHQTVQDMVKRVLHADLGEGLQLKGIKQKDKLVELEFLFPLRPVTREALAAVYRDAAGLLPPDLPERMGNLRFEPRRGFMTGFMDLVVRSGEKFYLLDWKSNWLGPTPAHYIQDALHTAMVGSHYFLQYHLYCLALKRHLALRNPKFDYAEHFGGVRYVFLRGVDPERPGQGVHEDRPDLRFLEALDEALIYMEDR, encoded by the coding sequence ATGGACCTTTGCACCGCCCCCCTGGACGGCACGACCCTCATCGAGGCCAGCGCCGGCACCGGCAAGACCTACACCCTGACCGGCCTCTTCGTGCGTCTGCTGCTGGAGAAGGGGCTGACCGTGGACCAGATCCTGGTGGTGACCTTCACGGACGCGGCCACCGAGGAACTGCGCGGGCGCATCCGGAAAAGGCTGTCCGACGTGGCCGGGGTGCTGGCTGGTGAACTTGAGGCCGACGAAGAACTGGAACGGGACCTCCTGGCCCGCTTTGAGGGCACCGACGCCGCCCGTCGCCTGGAACTCGCCCTGCGCAACTTCGACCTGGCCCAGGTCTTCACCATCCACGGCTTCTGCCAGCGCATGCTCGGGCGCAACGGCTTCGAGTGCTCGGCCCTCTTCGACACGCAGCTCGAACCGGACCTCTCGGACCTGCGCCGCCAGGTCTGCGTGGATTTCTGGCGCAGTCACATCCTGCCCCTTGATGGCCTGACCGGCACGGAAGTGCGCAAGCAGCTGCCCCCGGACCATCTCACGGAAATGTCCGGCCTGCCCTTCCTGGCCCAGCGCATCCGCATCGTGCCGGACAGCCCCGCGCCGGACCCCGCCCCCCTGGACCGGGCCGTGCGTGAGGCATGCGAAAGGCTCATGGCGTCCTGGGCTGTTGCGGAAACTGAAGTCCGAACGCTTCTTTTGGCCCGGACGGACAATTTCAACGCCCGCCAGTTCTCGCCGCAGAAGCTCGATCAGCGTCTGAAAGCGGCACGCGACTTCCTGAACGACCCGAGGCTCGATGCCAGGGACCAGCTCAAGGCCCTCGGCGAACTGACCTCGACATACGTGCGGGGCATGACCAAAAAGGCCTTCACCGCTCCTGAGCACCCGTTGTTCGACGAGATCCAGGATATCCTGGACCGTGTCGAGGCCTTGCGGCAGGCGCTGGGCCCCTATGTGGTCCATCTGCGCCATGCGTTCCTCTCGGGCGTGACGGTGCGCCTGGACGACCTCAAGCGGCGGCGCAACGTGTTGGGTTTCGACGACCTGCTGCGGAACATGCACGCCGCCCTGGCCAGCCCCGAGCTGGTCGCGGCGGCTCGGACCCAGTACCGCACGGCCCTCATCGACGAGTTCCAGGACACCGACGGCCTGCAGTACGACATCTTCCGCACCCTCTTCGCCACCGGCGACGGGGAGAACAGCCTGTTCCTCATCGGCGACCCCAAGCAGGCCATCTACTCCTTCCGGGGCGCGGATCTTCACACGTACCTTACCGCGGCCGAAAGCTGCGAGCGCGGCATGACGCTGGGCGTCAACTACCGCTCCACACCGGAGCTCATCGCGGCCGTGAACCGCCTTTTTTTCAGACCCGACAATCCAAGGCCCTTCCTGGACCCGAAAATCGGCTACCAGCCCGTGAGCGCCCCGGACGAAGAGCGGGACCGCTTCCGCGAAGACGGGCATACACCCGCGCCCATGGTCCTCTGGCAGGTCAAGAGCGAGGACAAGCCCCTGGCCAAGGGGGCGCTTGCGCCGCGCATCTGCCGGGCCGTGGCCGCCGAGATCAGCCGTCTGCTGCGGGGCGCAGCCGGAGGGAGCATCCGCATCGGCGACGCGCCGCTCCTGCCAGGGGACATCGCCGTTCTGGTCGAAACCCATGCCCAGGGCGAGGCCGTCCACCAAGCCCTTGGCGCGCTGCGCATCCCGAGCGTCGTGACCCACACTTCGTCGGTCTTCGCCAGCCCCGAGGCGGCGGAACTCCTGTCCGTGCTGCGCGGCATGGCCGATTGCCAGCGCCCGGCGGCCCTGCGCACGGCCCTGGCCGCACCCATGATCGGCCTGACGGCCCCGCATCTCGCACTCATCGACGAGGACGGCGATAAACTCGAGGCGTGGTTCGAACGCTTCCTCGCCTGCCGCGAACTGTGGGACCGCCGGGGTGTCATGGCCGCCGCGCGCCGACTCTTCACCGACCTCGATGTGCGAGGGCGCCTTGTCTCCCTGCCGGACGGCGAACGGCGCATGACCAACGTCCTGCACTGCCTGGAGCTGCTCCACAGCCGGGAACGCGAATCGGGCGCGTCCATGCACACCCTGCTGACCTGGTTCGCCCGGCGGCTCGGCACCGACAGTACTGAGGAATCCCAGCTCCGCCTGGACACGGACCGCGACGCGGTCCAGATCGTGACCATTCACAAGAGCAAGGGGCTCCAATACCCGGTAGTCTTCTGCCCCTTCATCTTTGGCCGGGCCAGATGCCCCGAGGATCGGGCCCTGATCCACGAAAGCGGATTGCTTCTCGACCTGGGTACGGAGGAGCTGCCAAGGCGGATAGGCCAGGCCCTGACCGAGGCGCAGGCCGAGCGCGTGCGACTGCTGTACGTGGCCCTGACCCGCGCCAAGTGCCGCTGCTACGCGATTTGGGGACGCATCAACGAGGCCGAGACCTCGGGCGCGGCCTGGCTGTTCCACGGGCATCGCGCCGGTGAAAACAGCGCCCTGAACTGGGACGACGTCGATGAGGGCATGGTCTGCGCGGACCTGCTCGAACTGGCGGGTGACGACATCGAGGTCGCGGAACTGCCCGACGCCGAACCCGAGGCGGGACCGCCGCAATTCACCCATGCCCCGGACCTGCGATTCCGGAACTGGGATCGCGTTCTGGGCTCCGGCTTCGGGCTGGCGAGCTTCACCGGCCTGACCCGCGGCATGGAACACGGAGCGCGGCCGGGCCTGGATGAGACTGATGCGTCCGGCATGGCCGCGGACGAGTGGTCCATGGCGAATTTCCCGCGCGGCGCTGCCGCCGGTTCCTGCCTGCACTGGGTTTTCGAGCGCATCGATTTCGCGGACGAGAGCACCGTCCCCGCCGCCGTGACCGAGGCGCTGGCCACGTACGGCTTCGCCCCGGACTGGCATCAAACTGTCCAGGACATGGTCAAACGGGTCCTGCACGCGGATCTGGGAGAAGGGTTGCAGTTGAAAGGCATCAAACAGAAGGACAAGCTGGTCGAGCTGGAATTCCTTTTCCCCCTGCGCCCCGTGACCCGCGAGGCCCTGGCCGCCGTGTATCGGGACGCGGCCGGGCTTCTGCCGCCCGACCTGCCGGAGCGCATGGGCAACTTGCGTTTCGAGCCGCGCCGGGGCTTCATGACCGGGTTCATGGATCTGGTCGTGCGCAGCGGTGAAAAATTTTACCTCCTCGATTGGAAATCCAACTGGCTCGGCCCCACTCCCGCCCACTACATCCAGGACGCCCTGCACACGGCCATGGTCGGCAGCCACTACTTCCTGCAGTACCACCTCTACTGCCTGGCCCTGAAGCGCCATCTGGCCCTGCGCAATCCAAAATTCGACTACGCGGAGCACTTCGGCGGCGTGCGCTACGTCTTCCTGCGCGGCGTGGACCCGGAGCGGCCGGGGCAGGGCGTGCATGAGGACCGTCCCGATCTGCGCTTCCTCGAAGCGTTGGACGAGGCCCTCATCTACATGGAGGACCGCTGA
- the recC gene encoding exodeoxyribonuclease V subunit gamma, with protein sequence MEGFLLHASNRLENLAELLAEVVKIPLDPMKQETILVQSRGMQRWISMQMARRHGVCAGVRFPFPVGFAYELCRELRADLPPEYPLSQERMLWRITHLLRGLLDEPEFAPLARYVREDSELKSVQLAERIAYHFDQYLIFRPEWAARWENHEPSGNFLLPSHIASETWQARLWRELIRDMGGEHRAALLRRTITKLEKGSSLPKLPTRVCVFGIPTLPPVYLDLLKVLSRHSQVHVFLLSPCRKYWGDLLTHRERRRAYRAGEHASPERPEDAMPLAGLGAVGKDFLELLMDRDALETRLYEEPGADTVLGQLQTDLLDLNVRDETAHFFDTSIQVHCCHSPLREMEVLQDLILDLLSKDPSLTPQDILVMNPDIEAYAPVIQAVFGTPGEAAVPFSISDRKPTRAAETIRLFLELLEFGQHRFEASRVCALLEAPPVRQRLGLEASDTQRVLEWVRASGVRWGLDRNFRRNAGLGDFGQNTWESGLSRLFLGYMTGAAAPLGGIAPLALRGSAEQELLGRVTAWIDELATLWSRLDHTRKPSDWRDCLLWILGSFFPQDPAQAEHLLAIRRTVTDLTGEMGDFEADARTMLYLIRKRLDESGGESGFLASGLTFCGLRPMRSIPFRVVCLTGLTSTAFPRQDTPPGFDLMAARPRPGDRSLREDDRYLFLESIISARDSLILTYPGLSQSDNAVAPPSVLVSELLDFLDKGCTVDGRKPSEAIVFKHKLQAFHPDYFSAGSRLFSYSAQNRDAALALFAEHRSRQFFPATDAPEDAQAERDIEIDIEELTRFLTHPCRHLLRALRIDPGRGEDDFMDEEPLAAPTGLEAYGPLQDLLRTALDEPAANLEGLLLTWQLLPPGQAGTDASRKLCSQIRALADQARAVIGDEKAARLDLKLPLGRVTLTGRLDLHGDRIVTCRPAKTKSPDMLRLWVRHLAASAAGHAVQSIHIGTDDCFTAPEAPGARNMLEGLLRLYTQGMRTPIPLFPRTSLAFAEARFTGRKPKERPEALMQALRQWEGGYMVSPERDDPHLAFLFRDVEPDWERFADVAEEIYGPILGGAQ encoded by the coding sequence ATGGAAGGCTTTCTCCTCCACGCCTCCAACCGCCTGGAGAACCTGGCCGAACTGCTGGCCGAGGTCGTAAAAATTCCGTTGGACCCCATGAAGCAGGAGACCATCCTGGTTCAGTCCAGGGGTATGCAGCGCTGGATCTCCATGCAGATGGCCCGCCGTCACGGGGTCTGCGCGGGCGTGCGGTTCCCGTTTCCCGTCGGTTTCGCCTACGAACTCTGTCGGGAACTGCGGGCCGACCTGCCCCCCGAATACCCCTTAAGCCAGGAGCGCATGCTGTGGCGCATCACGCACCTGCTGCGCGGCCTGCTGGACGAGCCGGAGTTCGCGCCGCTGGCGCGCTACGTGCGCGAGGATTCGGAACTCAAGTCCGTGCAGCTGGCCGAGCGCATCGCCTATCATTTCGACCAGTATCTCATCTTCCGGCCGGAGTGGGCCGCACGCTGGGAGAACCATGAACCGAGCGGAAACTTCCTCCTGCCCAGCCACATCGCCAGCGAAACCTGGCAGGCCCGGCTATGGAGGGAACTGATCCGGGACATGGGCGGGGAGCATCGCGCGGCGCTGCTGCGACGGACCATCACCAAGCTGGAAAAAGGCTCGTCCCTGCCGAAACTCCCCACCCGCGTCTGCGTCTTCGGCATCCCGACCCTGCCTCCGGTCTATCTCGATCTTTTGAAAGTCCTGTCCAGGCACAGCCAGGTGCACGTCTTTTTGCTCAGCCCTTGCCGAAAGTACTGGGGCGACCTTCTAACGCATCGGGAACGACGGCGCGCCTACCGCGCAGGAGAGCACGCCTCCCCGGAACGACCCGAAGACGCAATGCCGCTGGCGGGTCTCGGCGCGGTAGGGAAAGACTTTCTGGAACTGCTGATGGACCGGGACGCGCTGGAAACGAGGCTGTACGAGGAACCAGGCGCCGACACCGTGCTCGGACAACTCCAGACCGACCTGCTTGATCTGAACGTCCGGGACGAAACAGCGCACTTCTTCGACACTTCCATCCAGGTCCACTGCTGCCACAGCCCCCTGCGCGAAATGGAGGTTTTGCAGGACCTGATCCTCGACCTCCTCTCCAAGGACCCGTCCCTCACCCCTCAGGACATCCTGGTCATGAACCCGGACATCGAGGCCTACGCCCCGGTCATCCAGGCCGTGTTCGGGACCCCCGGCGAGGCCGCCGTCCCCTTCTCCATCTCCGACCGCAAGCCCACCAGGGCTGCCGAAACCATCCGCCTCTTCCTGGAACTCCTGGAGTTCGGACAGCACCGCTTCGAGGCCTCGCGCGTCTGCGCCCTGCTCGAAGCCCCGCCAGTGCGGCAGCGCCTGGGCCTGGAGGCGTCCGATACGCAGCGCGTGCTGGAGTGGGTGCGCGCATCCGGCGTGCGCTGGGGGCTTGATCGGAATTTCCGCAGGAATGCGGGGCTTGGGGATTTCGGCCAGAACACGTGGGAGAGCGGCCTGTCCCGCCTGTTCCTCGGATACATGACCGGCGCGGCGGCCCCGCTGGGCGGCATCGCCCCCCTGGCGCTGCGCGGCTCGGCCGAGCAGGAACTGCTGGGCCGCGTGACCGCCTGGATCGACGAACTCGCCACCCTGTGGTCCAGGTTGGATCACACGCGCAAGCCTTCCGACTGGCGGGACTGCCTGCTGTGGATCCTGGGCTCCTTTTTCCCCCAGGACCCAGCCCAAGCCGAGCATCTGCTGGCCATCCGCCGAACCGTGACCGACCTGACCGGCGAGATGGGCGACTTCGAGGCCGACGCCCGGACCATGCTCTATCTCATCCGCAAGCGGCTGGACGAGAGCGGCGGCGAGTCGGGCTTCCTGGCCTCGGGCCTGACCTTCTGCGGCCTGAGGCCCATGCGCTCCATCCCCTTCCGGGTGGTCTGCCTGACGGGCCTGACCAGCACGGCCTTCCCGCGCCAGGACACGCCCCCGGGCTTCGACCTCATGGCCGCCCGTCCGAGGCCCGGCGACCGGTCCTTGCGCGAGGACGACCGCTACCTGTTCCTGGAGAGCATCATCTCGGCCCGCGACAGCCTCATTTTGACCTACCCCGGCCTGTCCCAATCCGACAATGCCGTGGCGCCGCCCTCGGTCCTGGTCTCGGAACTGCTCGATTTCCTGGACAAAGGGTGCACGGTTGACGGCCGCAAACCCTCGGAGGCCATTGTTTTCAAGCACAAGCTGCAGGCCTTCCATCCGGACTATTTCAGCGCAGGGTCGCGCCTTTTCTCCTACTCTGCCCAGAACCGCGACGCGGCGCTGGCGCTGTTTGCCGAGCACCGGTCCAGGCAATTTTTCCCCGCGACCGATGCTCCCGAAGATGCACAGGCGGAGCGTGACATCGAAATCGACATCGAAGAGCTGACGCGCTTCCTGACCCACCCCTGCCGCCACCTGCTACGCGCCCTGCGCATCGACCCAGGCAGAGGCGAGGACGATTTTATGGACGAGGAGCCCCTGGCCGCGCCCACGGGCCTCGAAGCCTACGGCCCCTTGCAGGATCTCCTGCGCACGGCCCTGGACGAGCCCGCCGCCAATCTGGAGGGGCTGCTCCTGACCTGGCAGCTCCTGCCTCCGGGCCAGGCCGGGACCGACGCGAGCCGGAAACTCTGCTCCCAGATCCGCGCCCTGGCCGACCAGGCACGGGCCGTCATCGGCGACGAAAAGGCCGCGCGCCTCGACCTGAAGCTGCCACTGGGCAGGGTCACGCTCACAGGACGCCTCGACCTCCACGGCGACCGCATCGTGACCTGCCGCCCGGCCAAGACCAAAAGCCCGGACATGCTCCGCCTGTGGGTCCGCCATCTGGCCGCCTCGGCCGCAGGCCATGCCGTCCAGTCCATACACATCGGCACCGATGACTGCTTCACCGCACCCGAGGCACCGGGCGCCCGGAACATGCTCGAAGGGTTGCTGCGACTCTACACGCAGGGCATGCGCACCCCCATCCCTCTCTTCCCCCGGACATCCCTGGCCTTCGCCGAGGCACGCTTCACGGGCCGCAAGCCCAAGGAGCGCCCCGAGGCATTGATGCAGGCCCTGCGCCAGTGGGAAGGCGGCTACATGGTCAGCCCCGAGCGCGACGACCCGCACCTGGCCTTCCTCTTCCGCGACGTCGAACCGGACTGGGAGCGCTTCGCGGACGTGGCCGAGGAAATCTACGGCCCCATTCTGGGAGGCGCCCAGTGA
- the hgcA gene encoding mercury methylation corrinoid protein HgcA, whose product MKPLQPFPMAPSGPFSDPCALDAPSPSPAPGACUGPPPAPGAGVDDLPGYRIEPYVEAFTPTAAGRIPRLRTSPTAQDRLGTCRARLGLDRNHYTVNPGLYAVGAPDPGSPVVVTANYKLTFDTVRFALTGRDVWLLVVDTRGINVWCAGGKGTFSAAGIAEQVNKTGLDRVVSHRRLILPQLGANGVRARDLRKACGFEAVFGPVRAEDLPRYLDHGIDEAMREVTFSMRERAAVIPVELVLGWKIILASFLVAAALSLIGPDFSMQAIGQRWILAASATGLGLAAGAVLFPLLLPALRTRLFSLGGAGLGLALAVLLPAIFPEQSVTQIMGAGLWTVVMSSWLGLNFTGSTPYTSPSGVEKEMRKAIPLQAAGTLLAAILFVIGNFT is encoded by the coding sequence ATGAAACCCTTGCAGCCCTTTCCCATGGCCCCTTCCGGCCCGTTTTCAGATCCGTGCGCCCTCGACGCGCCCTCTCCCTCCCCGGCACCGGGGGCGTGCTGAGGCCCGCCGCCGGCCCCTGGTGCAGGGGTGGACGACCTTCCGGGCTACCGCATCGAACCCTACGTCGAAGCCTTCACGCCCACCGCCGCAGGGCGCATCCCACGCCTGCGGACCAGCCCCACGGCGCAGGACCGGCTCGGGACCTGCCGCGCCCGGCTGGGCCTCGACCGCAACCACTATACCGTCAACCCCGGCCTCTACGCCGTGGGCGCTCCCGACCCAGGCTCCCCGGTGGTCGTCACGGCCAACTACAAGCTGACCTTCGACACGGTTCGCTTCGCCCTGACCGGACGCGACGTCTGGCTGCTGGTGGTCGACACGCGCGGCATCAACGTCTGGTGCGCGGGCGGCAAGGGTACCTTCAGCGCGGCCGGCATCGCCGAGCAGGTAAATAAGACCGGGCTCGACCGCGTCGTGTCCCATCGCCGACTGATCCTGCCCCAGCTCGGGGCCAACGGGGTGCGGGCCCGCGACCTGCGCAAGGCCTGCGGGTTCGAAGCCGTGTTCGGGCCCGTCCGGGCCGAAGACCTGCCCCGCTACCTCGACCACGGCATCGACGAGGCCATGCGCGAGGTGACTTTCTCCATGCGGGAGCGCGCCGCCGTCATCCCCGTGGAACTGGTCCTGGGCTGGAAGATCATCCTCGCGTCCTTCCTGGTGGCGGCCGCGCTGAGCCTCATTGGTCCGGACTTTTCCATGCAGGCCATCGGGCAGCGCTGGATCCTGGCCGCGAGCGCAACGGGCCTGGGCCTGGCCGCCGGCGCGGTTCTCTTTCCCCTGCTCCTGCCCGCGCTGCGCACGCGGCTCTTTTCCCTGGGCGGAGCCGGGCTTGGATTGGCCCTGGCCGTGCTGCTGCCGGCCATTTTCCCCGAGCAGTCCGTGACTCAGATTATGGGAGCGGGGCTGTGGACGGTGGTCATGTCCTCGTGGTTGGGACTCAATTTCACGGGATCCACGCCCTACACGTCACCCTCGGGCGTGGAAAAGGAGATGCGCAAGGCCATCCCCCTGCAGGCCGCAGGCACGCTCCTGGCCGCAATCCTCTTTGTGATCGGCAATTTTACGTAA
- a CDS encoding HDIG domain-containing metalloprotein translates to MLDRTEALAMIKASAPDHLVVHALETEAVMRALAARLGHDPETWGLAGLLHDLDYPETKDTPEKHGLLTAETLAGKLPEEAVLAIARHNEMNGNLPQSDFDFALRCGETVTGLIHTAALVRPTRMQGMEAKSLKKKMKDKAFAASVCRETIKECEKIGLELGDFLTLSIAAITGIENEVGLAAS, encoded by the coding sequence ATGCTCGACCGCACCGAAGCCCTGGCCATGATCAAGGCCAGCGCCCCCGACCACCTCGTCGTTCACGCCCTGGAGACCGAAGCCGTCATGCGCGCCCTGGCCGCCCGCCTGGGCCACGACCCCGAAACCTGGGGCCTGGCCGGCCTGCTGCACGACCTCGACTATCCCGAGACCAAGGACACCCCCGAAAAACACGGCCTGCTGACCGCCGAAACCCTGGCCGGCAAGCTACCCGAAGAGGCCGTGCTGGCCATCGCCCGCCACAACGAGATGAATGGCAATCTGCCGCAGTCGGACTTCGATTTCGCCCTGCGCTGCGGCGAGACCGTGACCGGCCTCATCCACACCGCAGCCCTGGTCCGCCCCACGCGCATGCAGGGCATGGAGGCCAAGAGCCTGAAGAAAAAGATGAAGGACAAGGCCTTCGCCGCCTCGGTCTGTCGCGAGACCATCAAGGAATGCGAAAAGATCGGCCTGGAACTGGGAGATTTCCTGACACTCTCCATCGCGGCCATCACGGGCATCGAAAACGAAGTAGGATTGGCGGCGTCCTGA